aaaaggatcaacataaaaaccacaaaaataaaactaaaaataacCCCCCGAAAagaggcactgtgtgtgtgtgtggggggggggtatgaaccctggtctcccacccGGGATCTTTTTTTTGTATGTAAGCAAGTGGCCATCATAAGGCCacctcagaagtaagacccaccaAGTCTTGCTCTCAGGTAAAATGGGCACAGCCTAAGTAAAGGAAGGAAAGTATGCATGTGAACAAAGAGATGGGTTACAGAAATAGGGCAGCGAGatgctggtgtgtttttttatccTATTTAAAGACTGCTTTTGTTCATTTCTCTCAGTTGAAACTTTTCGGCAAGGGCTGTGTGCACATTCCAAGCACGTTCGCACTTCTGTCTCAGCGAcagtctatgctggcttggtcttgTGCACAGaacggaagatggcaggatccccaagggcgTCTGGCTTCAGGCACTGGCAGGCCAAAGATGTTGGCAAACATGACACAAAGGCtagcaacatcaaccccaccggTGTGGGAATAATCCCATCGCCTGGAGATGGCTATGTCAggtcgtgtatccacagcagtgaccagaggagggatGACCGCTGGGAAgagcgcagaaagaagaaacgtcatggcgcatctgcagcagcacaactggatgccttcatctgcctcaactgcaacaaaacacatCTCTCCTGTGTTGCCATCTGCAGccgcagcaggcgctgtaactctccaacagtttgacttgaCTCCtgaaggcgcactcttccatcctctcccaagacagacaaatgccaacatcATCAGTGCTAGAGTGCCGAGTGCAGAATTAGCGCTGAGATCGTCAAGGTTAGCTTGCCTTACTAGGGGCCACAGAAATTGTGAGAAGCAGATTGAAATCCTTATTTAGTAGCAACCACTTGACCTTCCCAGACCCAAGGGAAAGAATAAAAGCTCTTTCAACAGGATATTTCAACAGGATATTTGGGCAGACAAGCCAAAGCTGTTGATATTTTCAAGGGCCATGTTTTCTGCCCAAGCCTCTTTGAAACATTTTCACATTTACTACCGTAGGATAGAGAGATTATTTAACATCTACCCAAACTTTGTTTAATAATGTTTGCATCTAAGGAGTATCTCATCAATAAAGATACATCCTGGGTATTAGGAGGAAAGGAATAGCAAACTATGAGATTCCAATGAGCAGGACATAAATGTGTACTAAGAAGGGAGAAAAACAGTGTTTCATTTGGATCTTGGAGATTCCTATGGTCATTTGGCAATCTCAACTCTGCCTTCGCTCATTGGCCAAAATACGTGTCAGGAGCAACCAGGTTGCTTTCACATTTTGCTTTGGAACACCCATTTTAAGAGGGCTAAGAacttacttaaaataaaaaagacaaaaagagatcTCACTGCCTGGGCTGTTTGTTTGCATGGGCCCTGCTGCAATTGTCCACGTTTTGGAGGGTCTTCTGACAATATTTTCTTGCTTTGTCCTATTCCTGTCCACAAAATGCTTTCAACAGCAGATTCACATCCATCTGTCCCATTTAGTGTAAATACTACAAACCAGTTTATTACATTCTCTCCCTTCTGTCTTAGGTTGAAACGGCTACCCAGCCTCTTCAAGATGTGCTACAGGTTGTGCAAAGTCCATCCCATGATCTTCAAGAAGGAACCAGAAATAAGAGTAATCTATCGGAGGCCCAATACAGTAACCAGGGAATGGACATGACTGATCCAGATACTTCAGGTGAAGAAATGTCTTCTGCTGTGTGGAAATTATTGTGCAGCCAGTGAGAATATCACTAATTGGGTAAGGAGGAGGCAGGTATTCCTTTGGAAGGGAAATGGTAATgattttgctttccttctgactTTTATCATTGTTTCATCAACAAGGTTTGACCCTTCGAAAAAATGAATGACTCAAGGAAGTTTTGCAGCAAGCTGAAGGCTGGTGAGAAGGTACTGGGACAACATTGCTCACTGCTTTTGATGTGAAAGACTAGCACGGAGAGTGTGGTGCATTGGATTAGGGAGGCCCAAAGTGCTAGATACCACTCTTATTGGCGACATGAAAAATCTTTAAAATTTCTGTTAAAGGCATAATTCCTAGTGTAATGTCATTTTGTTTTGAGCTGAAGAGTTATGTGAACAGCCCCTTTAAAATGTTTCGATCATTATACCTTTTAAATATGAAGCCTTACCTTGAAAGAGGGTACTATCTTTGACCTTCATATTCACGTTCATATTCATACATAGAACTTGGATCAGGATTCATCTGATAGAAGCCCTGTGCAACAACTTCTCCAATGAggtcttccccctcttctcccccatgcCCTCTCCCCGATTGGTTGGGGTGGGTTGGTTCGGAGAACACCCAAAACAGCACTTCAGGAGCAGGAAGGAAAGGGCAGATCATTTTGACTGGCAAGTTGAAATGTGCTGCCAGAATGATCAGAAGattgtgatgttgaattcctcccttttcCAGAGCATACCTTCACAATATTTCCATAACAAAATTAATTTTCTTAAATTCATTGGTGAATATACCGGTAATTCATTAACGTCACCTAATCGTGAATTCTTAGAAATATTTTAATGGGGAAGCACACACAGGTTTTACACTTTTCTATGCCAACATCACATACATTAAGGTTTTTAAGTTTATATTAGAATTGTCATTTTTTACTTAATTGACCAATATATATTCAGAATGCTTAATCTTGCATAagtttatctttttctttctgaAGGTTAGTTCcatcatcttttatttattttatttcacaaaatttaggCACTGCTTGTTTgtaaagaaaacctcaaagcggtttacatatTTCAATTCCACTTCCAAGATTTTGTTGGAAAACCAGGGCTGGCCTTGTCCTCTTCTTCCTGACAAGATAACTGAGTCCAGTAGTTGCAAAATATTATATAATCTTTAACAGGGAATTTAAGttcagccccctccccctttttaaaaaagctatgtgcggaattttttcttcttccgaTACTTCTTGCCTGCTGCGAGGGCTGATTTTTCAGCAACGATGTCTTGATACTTCCTTTTATTATATCTGAACAAGAGAAataatgttataaaatatgaataacatacattaaaaatatgCAGCTGCAAAGTAACTTTAAGCAGTATTGTGACTATCATCAATTATAGACCCAAAAAAACCACcagatttaatttaataataGCAATTATTGTTGGTCATGATACAGAAAATGAACCATGGTATTCAATGCTAGTGCATTTGAGTACCAGAACAAACACCAGAAGAGAGATGTTGCCTCATACCCTCCTTGTGAACATCCTGAAGACATGTGGCTAACCACTGTTACAAACAGAATTCAGGACTAGAAGGACCCCTGATATGATCCTACTAGCTAAAATAAAACTGAGAAAAGATTTTAgaagtggttttttaaagaataaaactagttccaagaaactaaaaaaaaagaatattttataGCTAACAGCTTAATTTTATATTAGTATAAAAACAGCTATGCTATGATGCCAATTCTACTAGTGACAACTGTGAAATTACACTCATTGATTAAAATTAATGTTTTTCATACACCCTAACAAGAGATTGAAACGGACAGCACTGAACCATCATGCATGTCCCAATCAGGCATAGAATCTCAATATCTCTCCACCATAAATACCTTGAAACAGGAAGAAAATGGGCTCTGTCTTAACAGGCAAGCAAGACGCTGCTACAACATGCAATATGAACTGCAATATGCAATTCTTACAAAGACAGAGGTTGGAATCCAGTGTTGCATAACTAGATGCTTGTGCAAAGGGGATTCACATTCTTCTCTGCACTGCACCTCCCCATTCGCCCTCAAAATGTGCTCCGACCTGCTGTACCAGATTCTGATGGCGCtcaagaggggaggagagaaaagtgaAGTTCCACTGTGAGCATAGGTCCATTCTGCTTGCACACTGGGAACACTGGGAACAACCCAAAGAGATGAAGTATCTCTGCCGACTTTTCAGGATTGAAAATGAAtatgctgttttaaaaataaacaaacccaccCTGCTTTTCTTTATAAATACACAAAGCACTCAAGTGACATCAAAGCAATAAAAGCACAACCccaaaattactttaaaaatgtaACATATAGTAGGACTAAAAGCAGGGTAAACCAATTAACTTTATGGGATGGGCAAGAACAATTTAAAAGGTCTTAACAGAATACCTAACCATAAGAGTGAGGCAGCTAACCACAATCTCTAGGGAGGCAGTTTCAGTATAATCTGAGCACTGAAATGGACAATGCCCTGTGCCTCAAATTCCAACAACTATGCTTCTGAAACTGTTTGGGATGCATTGTGTTAAATGCACAAGATCATATGGGAGtagtgtggtcctccagatattgctagtaAAACCTTAACACATTCTTTGCCATCACCACATTGTTTCTATAGTTTTCAATTGAAATTTATTGCAAATACCTTCTAAACTCAGAATCTGCCAGAAGTTCTTCCACTatgttcttcttcctctctttcttgggAATTCGGGCATGATAGAAGTCTACTGGAGAATCCACAACAGTTCCAACCtgagaaaagaaaatagaaggtATTTTATTGCTACATACACTTTAAGggctatttttttttacaaaagaggGGTCACTGGACAAACAAAGAGCAGTGATGCCCAGTACATACTACCGGTACAATCTCAAACACAATTGCTAAATACATACAACATAGTGAAGAACTTGCAATATCCAGAAAAGGTTTtgatataaaagaaagaaaagcagcatgCTAGGACACTTTTATTCAGCTCATCTTAGGGGGAGATTCATAAATCTAGCACACAATTAAACATGTTTACaaaatttggtatctgaagaagtgtgcatgcacacgaaagctcatatcaatgacaaacttagttggtctctaaggtgctactggaagaaattttgttttgttttgtttcgactacagaaTTTAAGTTCAAATAATGGTGCAAGTTCAGCTGAATCCATTTGAGTCTTCAATATGCTTATCTGTAGTGATGGACAGCACTGTGGAGGTGTAATACCCCAGTGGTCGAGTTGCTGCTACATAGTGAGGTGAAGGGGGTGATGTCAGCGCAATGCAAAAACACTGGCAGAGCTACCAACACCCCTCCCCTTGCGTGCTGCAGGGAATCAGCCATCAGGAGGTCTGGTGAGCAATGCAGCCCCACCATACCATCTACTTACTATTGCTTATATGTGCTCTGGACTCTAGTAACTGACTACTGTACAGTAGAAAAAAGATATACAAGGAGTGAAGCTTTGGATGCAGCAGGGAGCCATGTACTTTCTTTTTCAAGCAGTAGCAATGAAAAAAATGAACACAGAAATGTTTTGTGCATACTACATTTGAAAGTCAGGAGGCAAAAAGCATTATGCTGAGCAAATGGAATGCAACTGTGAATGACTGAAGGAAGATATATACTGGAATACAAGAAGCCCAGATTTTGGAGCATATTTTAATGCAGTGTTTAATTGTTAAGGTGACATGCACATACAAAATGTGTTACCTAAAGAAAGTAGATAATGGTCAGTATGTTCCAAAGTATGCTTAACTTCAGCGTGGTGTAGCAGAAACCCAAACCCAGTTGAAAATATCTTCTCATTTTCTTACCTGAAAGTATTTGGGGAGACCTTCTCTGTCATTCTTTTTATAAAATCTCTTAGGATCTATGGCTGCCCTCATCTTCAGAGCCTTAAGGTCATTTTTCAATTCATCAGTCATTTCTGGGGCTTTCATACCAAACCAACCATTGCCTGTTGTTTCCTCTCGCTCTGCCTGTATTCAACACACCAAGAAACAGCAGTTCAATATTTGTCCACTTGCTAATAAACAACTGCTTTTtcatgcaatacagtggtaccttggtttatgaacacaattggttccggaagtctgttcataaactgaagcgaactttcccattgaaagtaatggaaagtggattaatctgttccagacggtccacggagtacttaaactgaagcgttcataaactgaagcgaactttcccattgaaagtaatagaaagtggattaatccgttccagacgggtccgcggagtactcaacttgaagcgtacttaacctgaagcatgggtgtaattggtttcggaagtctgttcataaactaaagcgttcataaactgaagcgaactttcccattgaaagtaatggaaagtgaattaatccgttccagatgggtctgcggcgttcataaaccgaaaattcgtaaaccgaggtgttcataaatcaaggttccactgtaaagtcAGCTAGTTAAGAACTGCAAGCAAGCTTTATGATTAAAAGTGTTAGAAGCTGGACATATAACAAAAGGTTAATCTAACATTTAGAGCTTTACATTAAGGCAGTTTTCACAATATTCAAACATTTTCCTTACATTTAAACAGGCttcaatgaattttttaaaaaagcaactgtaaCTATCTAAACCAACATTATTAGTTTACCAAGGCCTTCATATGTTATTTTTAAAGTAAAGAAGCACTTTAGAGTTTATATGGGTATGAAGTGGGTAAGGAGTTTTAGTAGTGTGTGGATAAAGCTTTGGCTTTCCTCTGACAATGTTTTGATAATGCAGTTTCCCACCACCATCCAGCAGTGGGCATGGAAATACAGCATCTGTGAAGTCAGACTCTGTTATTAGCCTTTAAACTTTTAACTAATGTTTCAAGTTAATATATCTCTGTTTCAATATTACGCTTTAGTGCCAAATTAAACCCAAATACCCAAGAAGCTCCTGTAATATTAAGTTACCCACACTTACAAGCTGGTATCACCATATGCGCAGTATCACTCTTTCCTCATTCATTGTAGCCATATCTTCCACATAAAGCTTACTTCCTTCTCTGTTCCCCCAAATATCCACAAGCATCCAATCTTAAACTTCCACCTTTTTGACCTCCTCTAAGCTATTGCCTCTCACTCTTGCATAGTTCCCCACACCCATCCTAAAGCCCCTGAGTCCTCTTGTCTCTTCAGGAATCATAATCTCTCAGCAAGCCCCTTTCTTCTGGCATCCATGTGCTCTTAAGTCTTCTTCACATGCTGGTGTCTGACCTCACAAGCTAAGCTGTAAAAAAGACCCACTGTCGTGGTTACAACCACATGAACATTAAGGAGCACATGATTGAGTCTGATTTTGCTCAAGGGCTGAGgagtgcttttaaaaaggaagagcCTGTTATTATCAGCCTTCTTCATCTTTGTCATATTTTCTGTTCTTCCTCCAAGAAGTTCAAAACAGCTTATATGTCACCAcccctttggctgattaaacattctatggcatttcaaatgtgtttgtggaagaggGGTTATTgctttgatttttgtattttgtgttcttttttgtatttttatgttgggaactgccttgtgatctttggatgaagggcactatacaaattaaataataataataataatcccattaTCTAATCATTGTAAGGCAGACTAAGCTGAGAAGTGAAGTGACGGGTGCTTACATGCCCTCAGAGAGCTATGAAGTCAGCCCAATTCTTGTAGCATTGAGCATTGCTCAGTGACACTCCACTTACCCTACGTTGTTTCTTCAGCTGGTGGACCGATTCTTTTAAAGGTGGAACAGAttcctttttttcaaaatctGGAGTTATAACACTCTTTTTCAAAAGCTATAAAGGTATATTAAAGTGGCATAATTACTACACAGTGCTAAGCGGACAAAACACAAAAGAAATTTTAAGAAACTTGAAAATTGCAGTTACAATAAAAGTAAACTCCCTAAGGACTAGGTCAGGACAAAAAACTGAGTCACAGGAAGGTTACTGATGAGAATGGCTCAATAGCACTTGTAGAAATCACAGAACAGTTGAAAAGTTAAGCTGAGAAAGGAacatcaaagaaaaaaaaatctggaaaatgCAGTTTTTCTGGCAAAAAGAAGGAGTAGATTCCTAAAATGTTTTACTGAGGGCTTCCTTCTAAACCCAGCTTTTAGCACAACAGCAAACATTGGGTACTTTACctcatctttctttttctcctttagtGGCACAACTCCATGAAAGCCAGATTTCTGCTTTCCTGCATCAAAACTAATATATAAGCCTCCAAGGTTTTTAACATTTAGACCAGGATCAATACTACTTGAAAATGATAAACTAGAAGAGAAAGAAATGTTAAATTTACACGCATTTTGACACCACCTTCTAAAgcttattacagaaaaatatttaaatgagCAAACCAAATCAGTTTCGAAAGCACTGACACACACCTATTAACTCCTTTCCATAGGAACTAAGACACGCAAACAACTCTTTAACTGAAGTTTTAACTTTTCCCTAATGCATGTGAGCTGCAAAAGAGGCTTTCAGCAGAGTATACCAAGGTTGTACATTCCCAACAGAAAGCTCTTAAAAAGCAGCTGAAATGCAAATGACAAATCCAAAGACTGTCAACAGCCTAGTTTACAGTAACTTTTAAGCAGCTTTTTTGCCCCTGCTCCATGGTGACTATTCCCTGGAAAACTAGAAATCATGTATCATCAGACAATCCATGTCTGCCACTGCTTCCATTTTCTCAGACCttgtaaaacaataaacaattctGCCCCAGATACATGCATCTAATAATACTGCTTAACATAAACTATAACTAAGTTCATTGAGAGTacttacattttattattttcatttattaaatcttcctcttcatctATAAATTCTTCTTCACTGTCTTCCAATTCAGAGGATTCCTCACTTTGTTTATTACCTTCTGTGTCCTTCTCCTCTAAATACCATGATCTGGTGGAGTCCAAGCCAGGAGTTTTATCAATAACAAATAGTTCTTCACTATGTGATTCATGTAAGGTGGTAGTGGGTTTTTTACTAGTATCTGTCGAACTGGCAATTGCTTCTACTTCATTAATTTCTTCTAAATCACTGTTTTCAGATTCTTCACTCTCATCACTTGTAAGAAGTGACATAGTCAAATGTGTTTCATGCCCTGTTTTGGTTGTATGTGAAGATGATTCAGCAACTGGTTCACCTTGCCTTCCATCAGTGTCTGAACTTGCAACAGAAATCCTGCAGTCATCACTGTTGCTTTCTATATTTCGTGACTGGATAAAATTCTTCTGTGGGCTACCTATTTTTGATGGCTTGCCTACTTCTATTGCCTCTTCTACATGATACTGTGTAACCTTTCCAGTATCCATTTTTTGGGGTTCCACattacttttgtttttattagcagTTGTCTGTTTCCGGGGCATACTAGATTGATCAAGTTTTATGTCATCATATGGAGAAATGTCTGAATTATTTTTTATAGGTGTCTGGTTTTTAGTTACCTTTATGGATTTTTCTAAAGTTAGATCACACACTTCCTCTGTGCTCTCCGCAATTTCGTATACATCAGCTAATATTTGTTTCGTGACCAATTCCTTGATATCTTTCTCGTGTCTTACCTTTACCTCCACACTGCCCACAGATTCACAATTCCTCTCATCTGTCTTGTCTTTTTTAGGTGATTTTTTGGTGCATTCTCTTGCCTTTTGTGGGGGGCTGCTTGACACAATCAGTTTTGGATCATTGTTGAGAACAGATTCAGAATGGCACTTTGTTTTACAGGGGCTAGGGTGCTCATTTATCAAAGGAGATGAGAGAGATGAGGCTTGGTCTACATCTAAATCTAAATTTGTAGGTTGCTCTGAATCAGAGATTACAATAGTCTCAGATTTTGTTACAGTGTCAGTCAGTTTTGCTTCTTCCACCACAGCTTCACTTTTTCTTTCAGGCTGAGGCATTGCTTCTTTGGGCAATCTCAGCCGCATGCTCCTGGTTATTCGTTTAGACGGAACAGATTGCTCTGTAGAAATACTGGAGCACCATGATTCTGTATCAGAAACTTCTTCAGCTTGGGCCTCGCACACTGGTGAAACAGTAGTCTTGACTTGCCGAATTCTAGTCACTCTTGCAACACTTGGAGTCCGCACTCCTGAAACAGTGGAAGAACATGATTCTGCTTCAGATACATCATCATCTTCTTGACATCTGCTTCCTTCACTAATAAGAGCTTTCTTGTTCTGCCTGTTTTTAGTGGGCGTCTCTGGTGGACAAGGAACTACAATTTTCCGCCTTCTTGTTATTCTTATAAACAAAGGTGTCTGAAGACCAGACATAGAGGAGCAATTTGATTCTGCTTCAGAAATATCCCCATCAgcctgcagttcagcaactgagTCTGCCAAATTTACAGCCTTTCTCCTATTCAGAGACGCTTGCACTTGCAGAGGCTCCTCCGCATCCCTTTTTGTTTCAGACTCCTTCGTTTTCTCAAGAGGAGGCTCAGGAACAACTTTTGCAGGGGAATTCATTTTACTTCTTCTAGTTGTCCTTACAGATGTGCTTCCTTCTGTTGAGTCCAGCTGTAAGAAAGAGAATAATGTTAAATGATATGTAAAAGTTATTTCCACAGGCAACAGCCACATGAGAAACTCCATTCTCAGATTCCAATGCATTGTGGCTTTTTAATCAATTAGCCATTGTTAGAATGAAACAATATTACACTAATCTTCTAGttttaccttgccaacaaaaacCACTTATAAGTTTTTTGATAGACAATTAAAAAGATAAGACCCCCATACTGTTTGCTTTAATGTACCATAACTCCTACTTGGAGAAGAGGGCACTTACACGTCTGCTTAGGAGCGTTATTCAGCAGCAGTTTAGGGTTTTACTTAAAATACCAGAAAGCATCATTATGTCTGAAGGACTCACGTGTTCCCATTTTGACAACGGCTGTGCTATTTATGTTTATGCTGTAAGTCCCCATGGCTGTAAATGTTACAAGAGCATCACACACCATGCAGTTTTCAGAAACTGTATCATCCACACATCCACACTGTAGGGCAACCATCTAGCTGTAGTAGGCAATTCTATAAAAATACTGCTACACTTACCTCACAAAACGGACCCATAAAACCAACAAGGTACAATCTGCTAGCAAGCactgccagcccaagacattttgctgcttgagggaaACAACAAAACGTACCTCTGGGAAGGGCAAGGGCACTTTAGCAGGAGCCCCGCGGCCGCCGCTATCAGGGCTGCAGTGATCCACCGCAGTGGATCCACGGCAGTGCTCGCGGCGCAGCGGTCTCCGCTCACGCGCACGGAGGCTACGCGCGCTCCCGGGCGGACTGAGGGGTCTGCGCATTCAAACTCCAGGGCGGGAGCTGCGAGGGCCGGAAACAGAATCGCTCGGGCCGGCTGTCGCTTTGTCCCCCCACTCTCCCTAGATATCGCTCCGCTCCCTTCTCACCTCTGCTTCTCCAGGGTGGTCCCTGCTCTCCGGCTCACTCCGCCGGGCTCCCCGCCGCGTGGCCACCATCTTCTCTCTTCTATAATACGCATGGGGAGGAAGCCGTTTTCAGCTCGCTTCCGGGTTGGTGTGCTTTCCTAAGTACTCCGGGTGAAAACTTTCTACGCCCTGAACCGGAACGGCTTGCCTAGATCGGCGCACACATGGGCTTCTCCCGCACGACTCTTCCGTTCTCTATTGCTGTCTTGTGTGTTCTTGTTTTAGCGTACTGTACATTTTAACTATGGGATATTTATGTCTCAACGCTTTTGTGTATCTTGATGGTCTTTATATTCTGCTCAGAAGCCTCATTTGGCATTGGGctgtatatagaatcatagaattgtagagtgtaAACCTGCTCCCTCTCAGCCAGTGCAGTCACTGCTTAAAAAAATTGTAGTGTGCAAGCACATTAACAAATGGAAGATCACAGCACTTAATTCCATGACGTAGGAGGGGCTGCAAATCCTGtaaacaactctgggattgctcCTGGGATCAATTATATAGTGCTCTGCCAATCCCACCTGCCTAAACACAATAATATCTGGGACTGGTAATTTTTGAGATAACTTGATACAAAGAGGGGCACAAATCTCTTCCCCATAACCTACCGGTATGTCCTACTGACCCCACAGCTGCTGCTGGACCCCCATCACCTCCAGCCAGCACAACTATTGCCAGGGATGGGAGAGCTGTAGCAtagtatctggagggctacagatccTCATCTCTGATTTCTCGtaactttttaatgtatttgctcCCCCCAATCTTGTGTATTTTTGTTGGGAAGCCTCtggtgtgacacacacacacacacacacacacagagttaagCGTAAAACATTAAACCAACAATGCCATATAACAGAGGTTTCCAATTAGCTAATTATTGAGgactctgttttttaaaagccaagccatggaacttctacttttgaaaattttgacatctctatggtagtttttgttgtgTGAATGCTCCCATGCAGCGCTTTTTTCTAGGGGGACgcagggtatgcatacccctaaacattttgtgaatctgagtttggcctcattgaggggcagtatttcaatgagtaggaaaatgagagtacccctaaacatttttttaaagaaaaaaagcactgctcccaTAGGtcccctgggtgggttacgtGGACACCCTGGGATCCGTGGACACCAATTGTGAACCACTGCCATAAAAGACCTACGGTAGCTAGGATTTTACTCCTTTGTAGTTCTCATTGAGGTGATAGACTTGCATCACAGAGGTGCTTCTCTTAGACAAGAAGGATGAACAGATGTTCATAGttctgtggcaggaagatttATGGAAGTAGAAGTACAGAGGAAAACAATGTTCCAGAAAGGCAAAGTCTTTTCTGCACTTAGAAGGAATTTGCATGAAGGAAATTTAGCAACATCGCTAGTGTTGCTACTCTTAGTGTGGATTGGAAGTTACATGCAGAAACTAAGGTTGGTCTAGTTTCAGATAACATTCCTTTTGACTAGACTCAAGTATATCTGCAAACACTTAAGACAGGGCTGCCATACAGCCAGATTTtcccgggatttcaaaggcggcaCTGACGTCCGGGggaaatttctgaaaggtggtgctttgtcctggagcTTAGCCAAGTCAATAAAAAAAAcagagtgtcctggtttttactttttgaaatatggcagtttAAGATTAGGGTACAAGTTGTGTTAGGGAAGGATTTGGTTATGTCACCTGTTCCAGCACTGAATCTGAAATACCGGTACAGTATTAAAATGAACTAAAAAGAAGCACTAGATGGGGCAGAGCCTTGACTCAATATTTGGgatatgt
The genomic region above belongs to Zootoca vivipara chromosome 7, rZooViv1.1, whole genome shotgun sequence and contains:
- the DNTTIP2 gene encoding deoxynucleotidyltransferase terminal-interacting protein 2, which gives rise to MVATRRGARRSEPESRDHPGEAELDSTEGSTSVRTTRRSKMNSPAKVVPEPPLEKTKESETKRDAEEPLQVQASLNRRKAVNLADSVAELQADGDISEAESNCSSMSGLQTPLFIRITRRRKIVVPCPPETPTKNRQNKKALISEGSRCQEDDDVSEAESCSSTVSGVRTPSVARVTRIRQVKTTVSPVCEAQAEEVSDTESWCSSISTEQSVPSKRITRSMRLRLPKEAMPQPERKSEAVVEEAKLTDTVTKSETIVISDSEQPTNLDLDVDQASSLSSPLINEHPSPCKTKCHSESVLNNDPKLIVSSSPPQKARECTKKSPKKDKTDERNCESVGSVEVKVRHEKDIKELVTKQILADVYEIAESTEEVCDLTLEKSIKVTKNQTPIKNNSDISPYDDIKLDQSSMPRKQTTANKNKSNVEPQKMDTGKVTQYHVEEAIEVGKPSKIGSPQKNFIQSRNIESNSDDCRISVASSDTDGRQGEPVAESSSHTTKTGHETHLTMSLLTSDESEESENSDLEEINEVEAIASSTDTSKKPTTTLHESHSEELFVIDKTPGLDSTRSWYLEEKDTEGNKQSEESSELEDSEEEFIDEEEDLINENNKILSFSSSIDPGLNVKNLGGLYISFDAGKQKSGFHGVVPLKEKKKDELLKKSVITPDFEKKESVPPLKESVHQLKKQRRAEREETTGNGWFGMKAPEMTDELKNDLKALKMRAAIDPKRFYKKNDREGLPKYFQVGTVVDSPVDFYHARIPKKERKKNIVEELLADSEFRRYNKRKYQDIVAEKSALAAGKKYRKKKKFRT